In Quercus robur chromosome 11, dhQueRobu3.1, whole genome shotgun sequence, the following proteins share a genomic window:
- the LOC126706417 gene encoding cyclic nucleotide-gated ion channel 1-like isoform X2 produces MAGWRWLWRLFIGNNHDIEWQLPKNGGGDAVQEATTTSKTYILDPREKFLQGWNVVFVLSCVTAVALDPLFFYLPVIIQDKKCIWFDNRLWITVLVLRSFFDFIYLVHIILQFRTGFIDKKLLKSGKPELNTNARKIAKKYLWPRLIFDILAILPIPQVVIPTIFSEMRGTKTSNKVKLLNTIVLFQYVPRVSQIYLSWKKLTRNDKKFDRIILVRASLNFILYILAGHVLGAFWYFFSSQRLAACWHIACENQKECRSSFNCDQNFGNLSFIDDICPIKTENTTSFNFGIFLEALRSGVLDSTDFPQKLFYSFWWGMRNLSSLGQNLQTSNYIWENCFALCISIFGMILFLYFLGNLQMYMQWTTSKSIKKWEKKRMKMKSSKRQKQQKNLKSWMSKHEFHGATKGNINDYIGQRYEADEDVYVETLIPDLPSELQSDVKRHICLDLLKNLTIIKDSGFAKKNHYCLKSATLSNQCSSTSTSTLLGRETQLMQYSCLQKALYGLIQATMVKDLTLDMLSVLKKVSTLEENFLNGFCHLPPTTCTTYQNSLFLQKP; encoded by the exons ATGGCGGGGTGGCGGTGGCTTTGGCGGTTATTTATTGG CAATAATCATGACATCGAGTGGCAATTACCCAAGAATGGTGGAGGAGATGCAGTGCAAGAAGCAACAACAACATCGAAGACATATATTCTTGACCCAAGGGAGAAGTTCCTTCAAGGGTGGAATGTAGTATTTGTGTTGTCATGCGTGACTGCAGTAGCACTGGATCCATTGTTCTTTTACCTTCCTGTGATCATTCAAGACAAGAAGTGCATTTGGTTCGACAATAGATTGTGGATCACAGTTCTAGTTTTGCGATCCTTCTTCGATTTCATTTATCTAGTGCATATTATATTGCAATTTCGTACTGGTTTTATAGACAAAAAGCTTCTGAAAAGTGGAAAACCTGAGTTAAATACAAATGCTAGGAAAATAGCTAAGAAGTATTTGTGGCCACGCTTAATATTCGACATTCTAGCTATTCTTCCCATCCCACAG GTGGTAATTCCGACTATTTTTTCAGAAATGAGAGGCACGAAAACTTCAAATAAAGTGAAACTCTTGAACACTATTGTTCTTTTCCAATATGTGCCAAGGGTATCTCAAATCTACCTATCCTGGAAGAAACTAACAAGAAATGACAAGAAGTTTGATAGAATCATACTGGTCAGAGCGTCATTGAATTTCATACTATACATCCTTGCTGGTCAT GTATTGGGAGCCTTTTGGTATTTCTTCTCTTCTCAACGACTAGCGGCTTGTTGGCACATAGCATGTGAAAATCAAAAGGAATGTAGAAGTTCATTTAACTGtgaccaaaattttggaaatctCTCTTTTATAGATGATATTTGCCCTATAAAGACCGAAAATACAACGTCATTTAACTTTGGAATATTTCTTGAAGCCCTTCGATCTGGTGTCTTAGATTCCACAGATTTTCcacaaaaactattttacagTTTCTGGTGGGGCATGCGAAATTTGAG TTCCCTTGGTCAAAACCTCCAAACAAGTAACTATATATGGGAAAATTGCTTTGCACTTTGTATTTCCATCTTTGGCATGATACTATTTCTATATTTCTTGGGAAATTTGCAG ATGTACATGCAGTGGacaacatcaaaatcaattaaaaagtgGGAAAAGAAACGCATGAAGATGAAGTCGAGTAAACgacaaaagcaacaaaaaaatcttAAGTCGTGGATGTCCAAACATGAATTTCATGGTGCAACAAAGGGCAATATTAATGACTACATAGGTCAGAGATATGAAGCAGACGAAGACGTTTATGTCGAGACCCTTATCCCTGATCTTCCTTCTGAACTTCAAAGCGATGTCAAGCGCCATATCTGCTTAGATCTACTAAAGAAT CTGACTATCATAAAAGATAGTGGATTTGCTAAGAAGAACCACTATTGCTTAAAATCTGCGACTCTCTCAAACCAGTGTTCTTCAACGAGCACCAGTACATTGTTAGGGAGGGAGACCCAATTGATGCAGTATTCTTGTTTACAGAAGGCATTGTATGGACTTATACAAGCAACAATGGTGAAGGATCTGACCCTCGACATGCTGAGCGTCTTGAAAAAGGTCAGTACTTTGGAGGAAAACTTCTTGAATGGGTTTTGTCACCTACCTCCGACGACATGTACAACCTATCAAAACTCCCTATTTCTTCAAAAACCCtga
- the LOC126706417 gene encoding cyclic nucleotide-gated ion channel 1-like isoform X1 yields MSYLRQPHGNGSSNNHDIEWQLPKNGGGDAVQEATTTSKTYILDPREKFLQGWNVVFVLSCVTAVALDPLFFYLPVIIQDKKCIWFDNRLWITVLVLRSFFDFIYLVHIILQFRTGFIDKKLLKSGKPELNTNARKIAKKYLWPRLIFDILAILPIPQVVIPTIFSEMRGTKTSNKVKLLNTIVLFQYVPRVSQIYLSWKKLTRNDKKFDRIILVRASLNFILYILAGHVLGAFWYFFSSQRLAACWHIACENQKECRSSFNCDQNFGNLSFIDDICPIKTENTTSFNFGIFLEALRSGVLDSTDFPQKLFYSFWWGMRNLSSLGQNLQTSNYIWENCFALCISIFGMILFLYFLGNLQMYMQWTTSKSIKKWEKKRMKMKSSKRQKQQKNLKSWMSKHEFHGATKGNINDYIGQRYEADEDVYVETLIPDLPSELQSDVKRHICLDLLKNLTIIKDSGFAKKNHYCLKSATLSNQCSSTSTSTLLGRETQLMQYSCLQKALYGLIQATMVKDLTLDMLSVLKKVSTLEENFLNGFCHLPPTTCTTYQNSLFLQKP; encoded by the exons ATGAGTTACCTTCGGCAACCGCATGGGAATGGTTCTAG CAATAATCATGACATCGAGTGGCAATTACCCAAGAATGGTGGAGGAGATGCAGTGCAAGAAGCAACAACAACATCGAAGACATATATTCTTGACCCAAGGGAGAAGTTCCTTCAAGGGTGGAATGTAGTATTTGTGTTGTCATGCGTGACTGCAGTAGCACTGGATCCATTGTTCTTTTACCTTCCTGTGATCATTCAAGACAAGAAGTGCATTTGGTTCGACAATAGATTGTGGATCACAGTTCTAGTTTTGCGATCCTTCTTCGATTTCATTTATCTAGTGCATATTATATTGCAATTTCGTACTGGTTTTATAGACAAAAAGCTTCTGAAAAGTGGAAAACCTGAGTTAAATACAAATGCTAGGAAAATAGCTAAGAAGTATTTGTGGCCACGCTTAATATTCGACATTCTAGCTATTCTTCCCATCCCACAG GTGGTAATTCCGACTATTTTTTCAGAAATGAGAGGCACGAAAACTTCAAATAAAGTGAAACTCTTGAACACTATTGTTCTTTTCCAATATGTGCCAAGGGTATCTCAAATCTACCTATCCTGGAAGAAACTAACAAGAAATGACAAGAAGTTTGATAGAATCATACTGGTCAGAGCGTCATTGAATTTCATACTATACATCCTTGCTGGTCAT GTATTGGGAGCCTTTTGGTATTTCTTCTCTTCTCAACGACTAGCGGCTTGTTGGCACATAGCATGTGAAAATCAAAAGGAATGTAGAAGTTCATTTAACTGtgaccaaaattttggaaatctCTCTTTTATAGATGATATTTGCCCTATAAAGACCGAAAATACAACGTCATTTAACTTTGGAATATTTCTTGAAGCCCTTCGATCTGGTGTCTTAGATTCCACAGATTTTCcacaaaaactattttacagTTTCTGGTGGGGCATGCGAAATTTGAG TTCCCTTGGTCAAAACCTCCAAACAAGTAACTATATATGGGAAAATTGCTTTGCACTTTGTATTTCCATCTTTGGCATGATACTATTTCTATATTTCTTGGGAAATTTGCAG ATGTACATGCAGTGGacaacatcaaaatcaattaaaaagtgGGAAAAGAAACGCATGAAGATGAAGTCGAGTAAACgacaaaagcaacaaaaaaatcttAAGTCGTGGATGTCCAAACATGAATTTCATGGTGCAACAAAGGGCAATATTAATGACTACATAGGTCAGAGATATGAAGCAGACGAAGACGTTTATGTCGAGACCCTTATCCCTGATCTTCCTTCTGAACTTCAAAGCGATGTCAAGCGCCATATCTGCTTAGATCTACTAAAGAAT CTGACTATCATAAAAGATAGTGGATTTGCTAAGAAGAACCACTATTGCTTAAAATCTGCGACTCTCTCAAACCAGTGTTCTTCAACGAGCACCAGTACATTGTTAGGGAGGGAGACCCAATTGATGCAGTATTCTTGTTTACAGAAGGCATTGTATGGACTTATACAAGCAACAATGGTGAAGGATCTGACCCTCGACATGCTGAGCGTCTTGAAAAAGGTCAGTACTTTGGAGGAAAACTTCTTGAATGGGTTTTGTCACCTACCTCCGACGACATGTACAACCTATCAAAACTCCCTATTTCTTCAAAAACCCtga